One stretch of Candidatus Macondimonas diazotrophica DNA includes these proteins:
- a CDS encoding sugar transferase: MNTSSSDLDIQLEPLPRDHLDQPRTLESMTRLRTGKRTLDVIGASLLLILLAPLMALIAILVRLSGPQVIFAHQRVGHCGKLFPCYKFRTMVPNAQEVLQRLLADRPDLRAEWERDFKLKEDPRITRIGGFLRKYSLDELPQFWNVLRGDMSLVGPRPIIAEELSRYGQHASVYLASRPGVTGFWQVSGRSDVEYDERVRMDREYHHNQSLLTDIGILFKTVTVVIQRRGAY, from the coding sequence ATGAATACCTCATCTTCCGATCTGGATATTCAGCTCGAACCCCTTCCTCGAGACCATCTCGATCAGCCACGAACCTTGGAATCAATGACGAGGCTCAGGACCGGCAAGCGCACACTGGATGTGATCGGCGCCTCGCTCTTGTTGATTCTCCTGGCGCCACTGATGGCATTGATCGCCATTCTGGTGCGGCTTAGCGGCCCCCAGGTCATATTCGCCCATCAGCGGGTGGGCCATTGCGGCAAACTCTTCCCCTGCTACAAGTTTCGCACCATGGTGCCCAACGCTCAGGAGGTTCTTCAGCGCCTTCTCGCCGACCGGCCCGATCTGCGGGCGGAATGGGAACGGGATTTCAAGCTCAAGGAAGACCCCCGCATTACCCGAATCGGCGGCTTCTTGCGGAAATACAGCTTGGATGAACTCCCGCAGTTCTGGAATGTCCTGCGCGGAGACATGAGCCTTGTCGGTCCGCGCCCGATCATTGCCGAAGAGTTGAGCCGCTACGGGCAGCATGCATCAGTCTACCTGGCTTCGCGCCCGGGTGTGACAGGGTTTTGGCAGGTGAGTGGTCGAAGCGACGTCGAATACGACGAGCGAGTCCGCATGGACCGGGAATACCACCACAATCAAAGCCTGCTCACCGATATTGGCATTCTGTTCAAAACGGTCACTGTGGTGATTCAACGACGCGGCGCTTACTGA